In Drosophila busckii strain San Diego stock center, stock number 13000-0081.31 chromosome 3R, ASM1175060v1, whole genome shotgun sequence, the sequence GCAACACCAAAATAAGAAGAAaataacgcacacacacacacacacacatacagtatttatgttgcttgcaaaagcaaattgctttgggtgaagagacagagcgagagagcgaaatttcattttcatttaagcaGCTGAGAGCACAaacaaagcgagagagcgtgcgCACATGCGCGTTGTCGTAGTGTGAGTGGGCTAGAGAGGGGGCTTCAATGTTGTGTCCAAGGGTTGCTGCACAACCGCCGCAGACGCAACGACGAAAGCCACAACAGCATCCAGTTGGAAAATGTACGCGCAATCAAACGCAACGCAAAACGCGTAGTCGAACGTCCGAATTCTATACAAAAATCGTGttgacaaaaagaaaaaaactaaatacacacacacacacacacacacacgcacacactaaAGTTCGTCGCGTGCTGCCCCCAAACCACTGCCCCCAaatcaaattgccaaaaaataatcaaataaatagcGCAGTAAACgaaatgtgtaaataaattagcagcaagCAATTACTTGGCAGtccaacaaataaattgcagctaattaacCAGCTCAAGGCAAAGcgcaaagtaaagcaaagaaaaaaaataagtttgtgttaagcaaagcttaaagGTTGTGCTGAGTGTGCAAAAAGCTCTTTGAATGTCAAAAGCGCGTGTTACTCTTGTCCAAATCACAttgcaattgattaattgttgctgatttGACCTTTTGCGTTTGCCAGCCAAGTTacacacagcaacaagctatacacacacatatgcacaattgtatgcatatgtgtgtgtgtagctttagcctaaattaaatgccaaagttAATTGTTGCAGTTCGCAAGGCACGAAGCATGCAGCTTACAATTCAGTCAAgtgtcaaacaaaaaaagcagcagcagcaaaagcaaagcaaagcgaacaaaaaaaaggaaaagaaaagcgtatgaaaaaaaaggcaggcaggcaggcaggcaggcagtcaagTACTGGAAAGCGCACTATTGACATATATACGCGCCGTACTCAGCAAAGGCGTTCGCTGCTGGCCAAAAAGAAACGCCGCATAATCAACGCCAAGACAAAACAGGAAATTCACTTATTCACTCTccgactcacacacacacacacacacagacaaacagtaAAAGCAACACAAGCATGTGAGGAAATGCGCTCTGTTgagcttttgcctttgccatttCGTTTTCAAAACACAGATTCCCTTACGCtcacgcgcgctctctctctctctttgcttaCGCTCTCACGCGCTTCCAGTTGTAAAGCGCCAGGtggcgctctcgctctcccgctctcAACTCACTTTGTGCCGCTTTGAAGCCCAAAGACTTTGCATtgtttgacaacaacaaaagcttattaaatggacatgcatgcaaatgtaaacaaaagcaaatattctaaataaaactCACAAGTTTGATTGTTTTAAGTTCAACCTTGACtacaacaatataataaacatttatatgttTGTTGGCAAATGACAAATTTCAACATACAGGCTAATATTGCTTTGCCATTTTCAATATCTAATCAACATACGTCCAACTAAATACTTAAAGCGAAATCTTatcaattaaagtaaaaaatgctGATAGACTCAACGTTGTTTGACTGCGCgtaattgtttagtttttttttttttgaagcacctactactattttaattaattttgctgctgctatgcaatttgctttatcAGCAAAGCCTAACCGCATATAATTCCTGAAGTATGCTTAAATGCAACTTCAGAGCTTCAAgtgctgctcagcagcagacacaaatacacacacatacactaacAAGCACATACATTGATAAGCCGAAATGCcgacaaaagcagcagcccaagcattgaaatatatttgggGGTTGATTTTTTGGGGCGTTGAAAGCGCTTTTCACTAATTCAATGCGacattgaaatttttgtatggagatgctgccgctgccgacTGCAGACGCAGACAGCGAGACAAAATACGGCTAGACGGGATGCCGGCTGTGACCGGAAGGGCGGCAGCTTTTTTGGCGCTTGCCAAGCTCagcacaaaaataagcaaaaagaaacTATATTTCAGCTAAGGGTGGCAGCTGTAGACAAAATGctcttattttgtttgttgtatttttgttgctagCGGGGGTTGACTGCATAAATTACGTTTATTTGAGCATTAGATTATCAGCTAGTCGTATTCTTTTTTGCTCTCTAAATGTGGCTAGTGcatgaataaaatatgaaacacACGTGACTTGGCTGTAACCTGCAAGCAGAACGCAAAAAGGGTTAACATTGGCCAATTGATTGTGGTCTATAAAAATTCTGATTTTATGCGTTTATAATAGCAACATACACTTAGCCCGTTGACCACGTAACCAAGaaaaccaaaatatatatacaagtgtACGTGTCCTAAAGTTCAAAACGCGGCGTTTTCTTAGCAAAAACGCAGTTAAGCTAACGTATTGGCCGGAAGACACAGAGACGGCCCCGTTAAGATTTCGGTCGTTGGCGGTGGCCAGAAAGGTTCAAAAATTTGGCGGCGCGAGCGCATCGAAATGACAAATGATCCGGACTTAGATGATTGTGCATTTCTATCAGGTAAAGTCAACCCACTACCCACTCAAAAGGCAATTGTTAGCACTCAGTCGTTtatgtttacatttaatataatatgctTACATTTctctttgctttcttttcatGTGGCGcacttaattacattttggtCTCTGCTGTGCTCAGGTGGCGAATCGAGCGGTGGCCGCCAGACGCGCACCGGCGTCGCTGTCTGCTCGCAGCGACGCGCGCTCCTTGTTGCCGGCATCGTGCTCGGCTCCTTGCTGCTCACCGCCATCATCATTGCCTACGCTGGACCGCAAAATGGTAGGCGGCATTGTGACTGCTCTCAACTCACTGTATTTGCATTTCGTtcttttgcgtttttattattttaatcttgtgtttcattttttttattattattattcaccAAACCAAACAGcaccagcaaacaaaagctacaaaagcaaacaacaacagcaaggaTAAGTTGTTCAGCGTGgtcttttttgcattttgccaatgtgttttccacacacacacacataaacacacacacatacaattgtacattcatacatacagaacaaacatatacatacacacatatataaatttattatgcaagcCAACGAATTACTCTGAGAGACCATTAACTCTTATGTGACTAAGCAACAGCTTACACTCTGCTACAAAGTTATGAAAATGTTGTTAGCTTAAGGTTATAAAAATGCCGCAGAGTCTCGCCTTAGactttatttgcagcaaaaactttaatttgccaGAATTTGGAATTTCTAAGAGCttcagtttaaaaattaatcgaATTTTGAGCACTACTATaatattaatcaaaataaattctttaaaaaacaaacacttttAATTAGGCCTAGCAATTTGAGCTTGCCTAACTCAAATTCTTgcattttaagtttatattttaaagaaactAAAGcgagttatttattttattttactctaTTGAATCAACGAAGCTCACGCTTTgtctttgaatttaattgtttgttgcttagtgTTATTAAATTACACCTGTTGCCAAAGCTAAGCTCATAGACATAACTGTACTTTTGCTAAACGCCATTTAGCATTGCTACATAACATTGACCATCAGCTTTTGATTACATTTGATATGCTCTGCAGCATAAATTACATTAGTTTAATGAAGGACCTTTTGCCTGGCGCTGGCAAACAAGCTTTTACCGTTATTAACATAAGGCctgcagcattaaaaaaaagaagcagcttAGACCTTCGTATTTAAATTGTCATCACTTTGATGTGCCCATCACAGTGTAAGCCAAGCAGACTCGCAGAGACTGTGAGTgcaatattacgtatacgtatgcAAAGTGCAAACATAAGCCTTGTGTTGCATACTTAATAGACTAAATGCATTGTGTGCTAATTGCATTACGCCAGCCATGCATACATCtacatgtgtgcgtgtctgtctgtgttgcaataaaaatttaactcaattaatgcctcacagacacacacatgcatacgcatGTGCTTAATAAAGCAGCTGGgcgtatttttttctttttttatgccCTTGCCAAGTTTTACTGCCCATTAAAcccatttaaatatatatttataaaataaataatatgtatacataactTGTTGATttctattctttttttttttttttgtaaaaaccaaaaacaaaatattctatttatataaatatacatatatttatgaaaatttctCTTAAATGCTTGTTTGATTGGTAAAAATGTGAGTAACAAATTTTCCAAAAACCCACTGTACTGCTaaacgatatatatataagtatatagtaTTACACTGTTGTATActtttatctatatataacttttatgtactatatatattctcAGTCGGCATGTTTGCTGTCATCATTGTCGTAAACAGATTTACATACGTTCCATAcctgtgtatatatattttcttgaaATCAAAAAAGTTTGGCATTTAGAGTCATACAAGttctaaaaaaaacaaaaataaaaatacacattttttataatatatgtttttacattatgtgtattttttcacacatttattttgaagcgCCTTAGCtagtttaatttacttttgtaaCTTGTGTAGTGTTTTAAgtatataactaaatattttctatatattttaggTTTACTTTCTTAGCATAGCTATATTTAGACGTTGCTATCTATTGCGCTCATTTAGTTAAACGATtcaatgcataattttttaaaatttacataaatttatgaatatttttaagctcaaTCTGAAATGAACCCCCAAGTTGCAAATGTACCCCCTTCATAACCTCGCGCAGTTCATTTGATTGTATGCCCAGCGTACTTGTAGCTTTTACTTCTTCTACTGTACTTCTTCCCTTTAGTCTACTATatattctttctttttttgttttgagtttGTTTCGCTCTTTGTTAAACGTGTAAGCATCAATGTGCTTAGCCCACCCCTAACCCCACaaataacagaaaaaaaaaaaaaaaagaaaaccctATTAGTAAGTTAAGCTTATACATTGCATCTcgaaattgcatttgtgtgtgtgtatgactTTTGCAGACTGTTCGTGTGCGGCAAAAACGGCGTCTGACTATGAAACGGATGAAGAGAACAACACACAGCCATTCAATCCAATTGCAACGAACGGCGAGCCATTCCCTTGGCTTGAAAAGACGCTGCCCACTAGTGCAAGACCCATGCGCTATATGGTAACGATACACCCCAATCTAACCACACTGGATGTGAAAGGTAAGTGGAGCACAAACTTCGTTGCTTACACTTTGacaattaagcaaacattaaagGTATATTAAAGTTATGCATGCATAGCGTAAATGccatacaaattgtttgtcaaagtgtatagcaAAGTTGGCTGTCCCACATTGTATCTTAATGCtaacgctttgctttttgtgcagGTCAAGTAACCATTGATCTGTTCATCGAAAAGGAAACCAACTTTATTGTGCTGCATATACAGGATCTGAATGTAACCGAAAAGGTAACTGTACTCTCAACTGCCAATTAGTGTAAAGTCTAGcgctaattgcatttttctcTGTTCACCTTACAGGCGCTGGTTACACCCGGTCCCAAGGGCTATGCGCTGAAAATTGTTAAGGTGCTCGAATTTCCGCCACGTCAGCAGCTGTACATTGAGCTGAAAGAAAAGCTAAAGAAGAAATCGAATTATACGCTGAATTTGCGTTGGTATTCAAAGCTAAATCCCGAACCGGAGGGTTTCTATGTGGATCAATACGAGAACTTTAATGGACGCGAACGGTAAGTAATCAGTTTAAGCAGCCAAAGTGAGACTCTGTAATGTCATTTTCGCTCTTTAGCTTGCTGGCTGCTACAGTCTTTAGACCGAATGGCGCACGACGTGCATTTCCCTGCTTCGATGAGCCGCATGTGCGTGCTCCGTTTCGCATTTCCGTATTTCGTGATCGCTTCCACATAGGTCTGTCCAACTCTATCGTGCATACAACAGAGGATGTGGGCTTCTATATGGGCACGGGCTTGGTAAGTTTTGAACCTAAACTTTCCATCAACTTTACTTACGTTCTACGCTTACAGCTACGCGATGATTTCATAGAAACTCCTCCACTGCCTGCTGATGCTGTCGCTTGGGTTGTCAGCGACTTTCAACGCGAATCTTTGCAACCTTCTGCTGCCTATATACCCACCACAGCCGCGCCAGCTACTGCCACAGGCAACAAGAAGCCCACGCAGTTAAACAACTATACGCAGCTGAAGAACAAGAATCCGCCGGTGCGCAATATTACGGCTTTGACGCACTCGTTGAATGTCAATCTGACGCCTTTGCATAATACCAGCAGCCCAAGCACTACCATCTTGCCCAGCATCataaatggcaatggcaagcCCTCGAATCTGACATCGTTATCGCAGTCCACAGGCTCTTCGATTAAACGTGCGCCTTCTTATACGTTCTATGCGCCCAGAGATCTCTTGCCGCGCTCTTCCTTTATTCTACACACTTCACGTGATGTGCTGGAGTATCTGCAGACTTGGCTGGACATTAGCTATCCGCTAACCAAAGTGGATTTTGTTGCTCTACCTTCACTGGATCGTAATCTAATTTCCTCTTTGGGTTTGGTTACTTTGAAAACCTCGTTTCTCACCGATCCAATGTCCATAACCTCGGAGCAATATCAGTTTAGCGCGCTGCGCATAGCTGAGGCTATGGTGCGTCAATTCTTTGGCGGCATTACCTCACGCAAGGTGCTCAAGGATGTTTGGCTGTGGGAAGGACTTATACAATATCTAGGCATACATGCGCTGGCTCCACTCCAGTCCAGTTGGCCGCTGCGTGAAATGTATTTACTCAAAATGGCCACCGCTGCTTTGGATATCGATGCCATTCAAGGTTGGGATAGCATTATGAATGGCACACGCCATGATGGCAAGAATGAAGAGTTCTTTGTACAGAAAACTGCCGCTATATTCTCCATGCTACACACTGCCATTGGCGAGGATCGTTTTCGTGGTTGCCTGGGCAGTTTTCTCAAACTGAATCGCTTCAAGACCGCCGAGCCCACAGATCTTTGGACTATTTGCACCAAGAAAGCGAATGGCTCGAAGAATATTAAGGACATGATGACATTGTGGACACATCAGCCAGGATTCCCATTGCTTACAGTTAACAAAATGGGCAACAGTATTTCCATATCACAGCGACCCTTTAGACCTGCCGAATTTCTGGCCATTCACGATGATTCCTATGATGGCAACAATTACAATCGAAGCACAGTGAATGCTACAGATGTGCCCAGCACTGTAGCGCCCACGCctgcaagcaaacacaagTCAGCGCCGCATCACAAATGGATATTCCCTGTGACATATGTAACCGATATTAATAATGTGAGCGAAACGCTTTGGATGCAGAATGTGGATGGTAAGTTCACTCACGAATTATTCCCAtcgaaaatgttttaattcattattttatattgcagtTACCTTCAATGTGCCAGAGAATGTGAAATGGATCAAAGTTAATGCCATACAGAATGGTTACTATCGCGTTATTTACAACGATGATAACTGGGCGGGTCTTATAGAGGAACTTGCCACCAATCCCAAGCGTTTTACTAGCGAGGTTTGTCACAATTATTGTAACTAAAAGTGGCCTAACTAACGACTTATTTACAGGATCGTCTGGGCTTGCTCTCTGATGCTTTTACTCTCTGCCATGCGAATCTGCTGCCCTGCGAGATTACCATGAACATGATTCAATATTTGCCAAGTGAAACAAACTATGGCCccatggctttggctttgaggCACTTGGAAAAATGGCGTCGCATACTCAAGTACTCCGAATGCTTTTTGATGTTGAGCGAGTTTATTAAGATGAAAATCTCAACGGTTATGGAGAAAGTGGGCTGGACTGATGAGGGAGATGTGGCAAAGCGGTAAGTTCGCTTAAGAGTAAATTCTGCAGTCAACGCTCATACATTTTATCTTCAACAGACTTATGCGACCCGAAGTGCTATTGGCATCAGTGCTCTGGGAGGATATAGACAGCATAACCAAGGCCAAGAATATGTTGAATCAGTTTCTATATTACAATGGCTCCGCTATAGCGCCAAATCTGCGTGaggtaagcaaacaaactttaaaaacTCTATAAGGGATTcattaactttatttacaGGTGGTCTACACGGGTTCCATATTGTCGGGGGAGTATATTTACTGGCAGCACTGTTGGGAGCGCTTTGTCAATCTGCAGCGCACCTCGGAAACCTTTGTGGAgcgcatgcagctgctgcgcgctTTGGGACGCACTAAGGATGCTTGGCTGCAGAATCGTTTGCTCTCGCATGTAACCATGCTGCCCACCGAGGAGGTGGTGCAGGTGCTTAAAGCTATAGCGGGCACGCCCACAGGTGGGGCAATGGCCTGTCGCTTTCTGCAAGCCAAATGGTTTGAGCTGGAGAAGCGTCTAGGACCGGGCACGCTCAGCTTTGCCAAAGTGATATCAGCCATAACACAATATGGCGCAACGAAGTTTGATTACGATGAGGTGAGGTACCCTCAAGACTTAAAAGCGTAcccaatattaataatatatattttgcagcttaaatcGTTGGTGCATCGTTTTGGACGTGGTCAGGGCATGTCTGTGTTGAATATGACGCTGAGTAGCGTCGCCTCGAATGTGGAATGGGTGGCACGTTCGCAGACGTCCTTGTATAAATGGGTGGAGAGCAATTTGCACTCACATCGATAGagcgtttaatttaaatatcaatatatgTAGTAGGGGGAGTAGTGGCACTCCGTACTCATTTGCAACTCATTTGTTCcttgcatacacatacaaacaaaagaagtaattctaatttattatatacttaCTATAATTAACCATAACCATATCATTGCCATGGCCATATGTACACTCTTGCAGGGCTTACGAGATCTCTCTCCAGACATTTAGTTTCTTCCTAAACAAATTTGGTTAACACATCAAGCTGCAAACTGTAAATTAagctctttatatatatatggccgCATGCCATTTTCTATATAATCTACAAAAAAACGGAACCATGAggatatatattgtatatgtatgtatattttacaaaaagcaaacataaataagataaagataaaacatattttttcaacaagcaacaattataagccccacaaaaattatattaaatgtatagcATAGTAGTTATTAACTTTAACTGTAAACTGTACATGTGcatgtctgtgtctgtgtgtgtgtgcgcgtgtgcgtaagtgtatatatatgcgcaaTGAATATATCACAGAATTCTTCCTTTTTCCCCAAAAACGCcagcaaagtttaaacttatataaatatatatatttaatgaatattatgcatatgcttacatatgtacatacttacaCACTATATAAAACATGTGACAAAAAGCtcaacactttttatttatgcacaacaTAATCTGCTagacaagaagaagaagaagaagtctCATAggtttttttaattcaaaagcagcgcttaaacaaacaaaaaacttagcATAGACTTGacataattttgatttatgtttttatatgaatttatatttagaagCGACTGCGACGTATAACAGttcaagtgtgtgtatgtgtgtgtgtgtgtgctaagttTATCAGCTACAGCTTAGACTGAATCTATAGAcaacacacctacacacacacacacacatacatggtCGTCTGTCCGCTCAGCATTATCTTCCGGCTCATTTGGCGCTCGCAGAGCTTTTACTACTGACCAAGACGAGAAAACCTTCAACTAGGCCTAGActatgctaatttatttattttttcgacTAGTTCGCGCTCGTTTCGGCTCTTCGCTCGACTGAGGGCTATAACTCTCTCAGATGGCtcgtttgcaatttcaatCTAGCATACATACTacgataaatatatatacaaacaatattatacaaacaaacaaaaataaaaaaatgcaacttaATGAATAATGAACAtgttacaaacaaaaaacaacaaccaaaaacaaatgcaacaaactttAGTAGTTATAGCAGAAAACAAGTTTTGGAGCGACTTTACAGTTTTcgaaaaatgtataaacataataaCAAAACGAACGAACcgcatacaaacatacactTACAACTCGAAGTTTAGAAAGTTTTACAAAATCATCTTATACacatctctatctctatctctaaactagtgtaaaaaaaaattagaacaCGTGTACGTTTTGATTGGCAGATCTCTGTATTGTatataatcatttatttattatacaaaaaccAAACTAAAACTAAGTTCGGCTTACTCTTTGCATACCCTGTAACTTGTCCACGCATATCCGTccacatatatttgtttataactcaTAATTTTGAAACCTTCGCTCGTACCCCCCgctcttgttttttgttttactaaatgtaaaagaaattgtagttaatttagctaaaattgATTTGCGACTGTTCTTAAGcctaatataaattatttattttaaatatattgtatcAACTTTTATAAGCGAAATTGTGTAGGTGAGATGTAGATGAAAAGCAGGCAAAGCAACTCTAAAGACGTAAATCTAAttgtatgaaaatatatatatttatgtatactaAGTCAAATGGGATtacagctaaataaaattataaattaatatgtaattaaaaatgaaaggGTGGCTATCTGTTGGCATGATCGCTTTGTTAGCgctggtggcgcccaactgttaactttgtccacttgttataAAAACTAGTTGACAGCGCTGTTAATACTATTATTATCATGGACAGTTCAATTACGCTCTCTCTCCCACACACAAGGGCGagcagcgagagagcgcgcagaCGAGAGAGCAATGTTCTGTTTCTGTTTGCCGGACGCTATCTCTtccctttgttgttgttgctgctctttatCAACTAGCGTCGCTGTCGCGAACGTTTGCTTTGTGGGACgcgagagagggagcgagGAGCTCAGCAGCTAGACGAGTGCGCTGCTCCAACGTCGAGCAGCTGATTAAGCTGAATGGCGGCAATCGCGCTCGTTTAGTTTATTGTGAACCGTACCCAAAACGCCAGCTCCGCCGTTGTCGCTGTCTTAAGTTTATTTCTCTTATAAAAAGAGGCACCTGTGGAATGTTGTTTTGAAACTGatgcaaataaaacttgaaattattaaaaactgtgtgtaaacaaacaaaatcaaataaaacaaaagtgaacAATTGTTATCAACATAAGCGTATGTAtgttataaatgcaaaaacaaaaactatatcAAGTGAAAATTGCGCCGTTAGAGCTAAGAtcacaataaacaattaacttGGCGCGTGTGGggtgcacatgtgtgtgcgtgtgtgtgtgactgtttGTCTATGTGTGATTGTTGTCTATACGCTAgcgaattaaataaaaaacgttaACTACGCTGACGCTACAAGTTGGCTACTGAAAAAAATTCcatgcatacatttatttgcctGTTCTAATAACAtacatcaagtatacgcaaatgtttgtttaatacacgtgtgtgcgtctgtgtgtgtgtgtgagtgagagcgtAGAAGAGAGCGCATCTTTGTTGATATTATGCGGTCATCATGTGCTTCGCTTTtactctttgctgctgccttaacatcaataacaacaagatataatataaattaatctaTTTACTTTGCTATTCTTGCGAATTTTAGTGcgtctaaaaataaacaacaacaacaaatagttgtCGCGTCTAAAATACcctagtttaaatttatatatttattacaatagCTCTGCTAGTCCATTGTACTTTCGCTTTAGGGTATACAAATTACACTTGTTTAATAATTGGCTTGCCAACAGTTCAAGCATATCACACAATACAACATTAAATGTTTGGCTAATTACCgcagtttgttattatttccgCTTTGTTGACTGACATATGAGTCTATCAAATCAATATAggcaattattaataaatctaCATATAGGGCCAGGTACAGTTGTACACGTGTAATTCTCAAGACAGGCTTGTGTTTCTAGTTGTAATTGTAGTAATTATAAACCAGACTTATACGCAGCCTTCTGTTTTTTGCTAAGCTATAGCTTGTAAAacgtaaaaaatatatcaaactGGTTTTTGtcgcttaaaaaaaaacctaatttgcattgcttaaaTGCTTTTAGTATCGTTAAATTTCATCATCTGAAAGCTTGCGAAGCTTCAAAGGCTATGCAAACAgaagaaaattcaaatttatttcgAAAAAAAAGTGATGAGCAATTGTCTATATTTGAGCTGTACTtgatcaacaaatatttaactgcaAGTTTGACAATCCTATATTTGCAGTAAGTTCAATGCAGTTCAATTAGCAGCTCCAAcctaatttgtttaacaattctaagtatatttattaatcacccataataaaatgcagttgaaaattttgaatttccaTGTCGTAATCATAAATAGTCGCAGCAATTAATACgtatacatgtacatatgtcaAAATCAAATCGTAAAATACTCAATAGATTATAGCCACACTATCTAATCtctattgtatatatataataattaaagtgtACTTATCAGTCGTGTTGACTCAGTGCGAGTTTTATGCTCATCAGATTGTTGCTATCTAGGAATTACCATGCCAGGTGTTatacactaaaaaaaaacaaccagACTGCCCCAACAAGTTGCACTTTAACTTCCCAGGGCAGTCCCAGTTGCTTAACTAAGAGGCACTTCTTTTCTATTTACAGTTCCCAACAGCTgattcataataattaatgcaaaagcCAATATGATCAATATGGAGGATCTGCCGCGAATGCAATCGCTATCACCCATCAAGGATATTGAGGGCTATGACCCAATTTCCAAGCAAACCCAAAAGGCATTTAAACCCGTAACCCCCAAGCTGCTGATTAAGCCAATGGTAGCCTCGATCCCTGCGGCCTTAACAACGCCCACCACCCCAACAATTTTGTCTACGCCAACAATTATCTCTGCTGAAACTTTGTCGAACAAGCGTAATGTAAActgttttggttttaattttgaCACTTTGgtaagttttaattttgtatccttatgtttttaaatgcgagcacaatttattaattattttcagttgCTATATACGTAAGTTACATTAAGTTACAAgcttacatttgttttgcttatttaaatttaagttacgCGCTTAGTTGCCAAGCGAGCATGCCCCATCGATTAGCACCTCTACATATACAGTTTTACAGCTTTCGTTACTCAGCTGCTTACAGTTTGACGGCTACTACACTGCTAAACAGTGTTAGGCAATCGTTTTGGTTGCAACTCATACAATTTTGAGTCGAACTCATACCATTGAGACGAACggccaaaaaacaacaacaactataaaaagCGCCGTGGTGAAAAGACGTGTGCCTGTGGCTCGGCATCTCGTGAAGAAattttgtgaaaattaataaacaattggcaTTAAAAACACATGGTTGTGTATGTAGTTGCAGGTTTTGATCAAACataataagtttattt encodes:
- the LOC108604032 gene encoding endoplasmic reticulum aminopeptidase 2 isoform X2, whose protein sequence is MLCCGFCCGNMSKRDYKVATTDGIELEPLGGEKCDKDKDKEKQTNGVTFGGESSGGRQTRTGVAVCSQRRALLVAGIVLGSLLLTAIIIAYAGPQNENNTQPFNPIATNGEPFPWLEKTLPTSARPMRYMVTIHPNLTTLDVKGQVTIDLFIEKETNFIVLHIQDLNVTEKALVTPGPKGYALKIVKVLEFPPRQQLYIELKEKLKKKSNYTLNLRWYSKLNPEPEGFYVDQYENFNGRERLLAATVFRPNGARRAFPCFDEPHVRAPFRISVFRDRFHIGLSNSIVHTTEDVGFYMGTGLLRDDFIETPPLPADAVAWVVSDFQRESLQPSAAYIPTTAAPATATGNKKPTQLNNYTQLKNKNPPVRNITALTHSLNVNLTPLHNTSSPSTTILPSIINGNGKPSNLTSLSQSTGSSIKRAPSYTFYAPRDLLPRSSFILHTSRDVLEYLQTWLDISYPLTKVDFVALPSLDRNLISSLGLVTLKTSFLTDPMSITSEQYQFSALRIAEAMVRQFFGGITSRKVLKDVWLWEGLIQYLGIHALAPLQSSWPLREMYLLKMATAALDIDAIQGWDSIMNGTRHDGKNEEFFVQKTAAIFSMLHTAIGEDRFRGCLGSFLKLNRFKTAEPTDLWTICTKKANGSKNIKDMMTLWTHQPGFPLLTVNKMGNSISISQRPFRPAEFLAIHDDSYDGNNYNRSTVNATDVPSTVAPTPASKHKSAPHHKWIFPVTYVTDINNVSETLWMQNVDVTFNVPENVKWIKVNAIQNGYYRVIYNDDNWAGLIEELATNPKRFTSEDRLGLLSDAFTLCHANLLPCEITMNMIQYLPSETNYGPMALALRHLEKWRRILKYSECFLMLSEFIKMKISTVMEKVGWTDEGDVAKRLMRPEVLLASVLWEDIDSITKAKNMLNQFLYYNGSAIAPNLREVVYTGSILSGEYIYWQHCWERFVNLQRTSETFVERMQLLRALGRTKDAWLQNRLLSHVTMLPTEEVVQVLKAIAGTPTGGAMACRFLQAKWFELEKRLGPGTLSFAKVISAITQYGATKFDYDELKSLVHRFGRGQGMSVLNMTLSSVASNVEWVARSQTSLYKWVESNLHSHR